From Mytilus galloprovincialis chromosome 9, xbMytGall1.hap1.1, whole genome shotgun sequence, the proteins below share one genomic window:
- the LOC143044205 gene encoding transmembrane protein 11, mitochondrial-like, whose product MAEFLNQPPPRYITIKDRSEDQQDEAEQELETALESKAKFIIIEPHLVGELTVRWIKVGNFFHKVSVVSGVIALGVMYTKSDKLFIYLPLATMSILSAGLYALSSNDPCCKYQIETSMKNIEKLPLHNLSSSNPVILIRRDDTRRKWLQNIVAVTAGGLSLWRLYHWFYNH is encoded by the exons ATGGCGGAATTTTTAAA tcaGCCACCTCCTAGGTATATCACTATTAAAGACAGAAGTGAAGACCAACAAGATGAGGCAGAGCAAGAACTTGAAACAGCGTTAGAATCCAAAGCGaaattcattatcattgaacCACATCTTGTTGGTGAACTAACTGTAAGATGGATAAAAGTGGGAAATTTCTTCCACAAAGTGTCTGTTGTTTCTGGAGTTATAGCCCTTGGTGTGATGTACACAAAGAGTGACAAATTATTCATCTATTTACCGTTAGCAACTATGAGTATTTTATCTGCAGGACTTTATGCCTTGTCGTCAAATGATCCCTGTTGTAAATATCAAATTGAAACTAGCATGAAGAATATAGAAAAACTTCCATTACATAACTTGTCAAGCAGTAACCCAGTAATACTAATAAGACGTGATGACACCCGAAGAAAATGGCTGCAAAATATCGTAGCTGTGACTGCTGGAGGACTTTCTTTATGGAGACTATATCACTGGTTTTATAACCATTGA
- the LOC143044207 gene encoding dehydrogenase/reductase SDR family member 7B-like, translating into MHLDLKSYYKIMSLNTIGSYIGFPLGFLVFLYMMMSYKKKKNIQGKVVLITGANSGLGKACAKAFHQAKCRVLLCGRNREALQALKEELANVKVPSSYPAEIIVLDLEKLSSIPQCMADAVRIHGHIDIVINNAGLSYRGQIEDTSLDVDIKLMTVNYFAQIALIKAVLPYMKSQLNGSIVNISSIQGKFAIPYRSAYTASKHAIQSFSDSLRAEVDNIHVCVVSPAYIQTNLSKNAVCGDGSKYGLMDKTTQSGMVPSYVAEKILSAVEFELNEVILAPVHHKIAIYLRTIVPNLFFKLMKSRAKSGKKDYEKKD; encoded by the exons ATGCATCTAGATTTGAAGT CTTATTATAAAATAATGTCACTGAATACTATAGGGAGCTACATAGGATTTCCTTTGGGATTTCTGGTATTTTTGTACAtgatgatgtcatacaagaaaaAGAAGAACATCCAGGGAAAAGTTGTCCTAATTACAGGAGCAAACTCAGGTCTTGGGAAAG CATGTGCCAAAGCTTTTCATCAAGCAAAATGTCGAGTTTTATTATGTGGAAGGAACAGGGAAGCTTTACAAGCTCTCAAAGAAGAATTGGCAAATGTTAAG GTACCATCCTCTTACCCAGCAGAGATAATAGTATTAGACTTGGAGAAATTATCCAGTATTCCTCAGTGTATGGCTGATGCTGTGAGAATTCATGGTCATATTGATATCGTTATAAATAATGCTGGTCTGAGTTATAGAGGGCAGATAGAAGACACAAGTCTAGATGTAGATATCAAACTAATGACAGTCAATTATTTTGCCCAAATAGCTCTCATAAAAG CTGTGTTACCATACATGAAATCCCAACTGAATGGATCTATAGTTAACATCAGTAGTATTCAGGGCAAGTTTGCTATACCATATAGATCTGCAT ACACAGCTTCAAAGCATGCAATACAGTCTTTCAGTGATTCTTTGAGAGCAGAAGttgacaatatacatgtatgtgtagtaAGTCCTGCATATATCCAAACTAATCTGTCTAAGAATGCTGTTTGTGGAGATGGCTCTAAATATGGAC TGATGGATAAGACCACACAATCTGGAATGGTGCCATCATATGTTGCAGAGAAGATCCTGTCAGCAGTAGAATTTGAACTGAATGAAGTCATATTAGCTCCTGTTCATCACAAAATAGCTATTTATTTAAGAACAATTGTACCtaacttattttttaaattgatgaaatCAAGAGCTAAATCTGGAAaaaaagattatgaaaagaaGGATTGA